ACGAGGAGCTGTCTGCATTTTTAGAAAAAGCTCTTTTGGCTACAATTCAGGATTTATCTGTTGATGAGTTAGTTGCATTGACTCTTGAAACAGGTAAATATGGTGTTGATTCAATGGTATTGCTTGATTCTGCCAATACCGAATCATATGGACATCCTGAGGTAACCGAAGTAAATATAGGTGCAGGTTCAAGACCGGGTATTCTTATTTCGGGACACGACCTTAAAGATATTGAAGAGTTGTTGAAGCAGTCTGAAGGAAAAGGAGTAGATATTTACACTCACTCAGAGATGTTGCCGGCTCATTATTATCCTGCTTTCAAAAAGTACGATCATTTCTATGGAAACTACGGGAACGCATGGTGGCAACAGGATAAAGAGTTTAAGTCTTTCAACGGACCAATACTTATGACTACAAACTGTTTGGTTCCACCAAAGGATTCGTATGTTGACAGAGTTTATACAACCGGAGCAGTTGGATTTACCGGAGTTACTCATATTAAAGATAGGGTAGAAGGTGGTGAAAAAGATTTCTCAGGGATAATTGAGCACGCATTAAAATGTGAAGCTCCGGTCCAGATCGAGGAAGGTTCAATAGTTGGTGGTTTTGCACACAATCAGGTAAATGAGCTGGCTCCACAAATATTGGAAGCTGTAAATGCAGGAGCGGTTAAAAACTTCGTTGTAATGGCGGGTTGCGACGGTCGACAAAAAGGTAGAAATTATTACACCGATTTTGCTAACGAATTACCACAGGATTCAGTTGTTCTAACTGCCGGATGTGCTAAATTCCGTTATAATAAACTCGATATGGGTAATATCGGAGGAATACCGCGTGTATTAGATGCAGGGCAATGTAACGACAGTTATTCTTTGGTTGTAACAGCACTTACCCTTCAAAAAGCATTAGGATTAGATGATTTGAATGATTTACCTATAGCTTACAATATTGCATGGTACGAGCAAAAAGCAGTAATCGTATTGTTAGCCTTATTACACTTAGGAGTTAAAGATATTCATCTTGGGCCAACACTTCCTGCTTTCTTATCGCCAAATGTTGTAAATGTTTTGGTTGAGAATTTCGGAATTGCAGGAATCGGAGAGGTAAAAGAGGATATGAGTAAGTTTGGAATTATTTCTGACCAGCCTGTTTTGGTTTAAGAACAGGATTTTATTAATAATTCGAAGAGGTTATCTGTTTAGGTAGCCTCTTTTTTTGTTATAATTCAATAAAAAATACAAATTATTGATTTTCTTATTGGAAGATATGTAGTTTACTGCAGGATTATTTGTATTTATTACTTAGTTTTGAAAGATTAGCAAAACAATAAAATGCACCTATGAGTTTATCCAAAAAATTACTTTCTGTTTTAATAATATTATTGTCTTTTCAGGTATTGGTTTCTGCCGGAGAAAAGAAAGAATCAAATTTATCTGAAAAAATTAACAACCTTTTTGAGCCTGCAGTTGATGTAATGGTAAAGGTTATTTTTTGGGATCCTTTAGAGGCTGTTGGAATTTATGATCCTGTTATTTACAATGAAGAAGGAGAGGCTCAGGTTTCTTCGTATTTTACAGGTTTAGTGACTACAGATAAGGGTAGTAATATTGTAAAAGGATATAGAACTGAGTTTAATAATTTAGAAAGTGGACTGTCTGTTGTTATTGACGGAAAAATATATATCATTGAATCAGTAACTGATGCAAGAACCCTTAAACTCGAAAGAAATGCGGAGCACAGTCTCAGCGAAGTACCTTTCGCTTCTCCTCAAAAGCGACCATTTCCAATAGTTGTTTTATGGCTTATGTTCGGGGCTGTATTTTTTACTATAAAAATGAAGTTTATAAATTTCAGGGGAGTAAAACACACTTTGGAATTACTCCGAGGTAAATATGACGACCCTGATAAAGAAGTATCGAAAGAAGAGTTAACCAGAATACAGGCATTATCTACGGCCTTATCAGGAACTGTTGGTCTTGGTAATATTGCATCCGTGGCAGTAGCTATATCAATTGGTGGTCCCGGGGCTACATTTTGGATGATAGTAGCCGGTTTACTGGGTATGGCATCTAAGTTTACCGAAGTTACTCTTGGAGTAAAATATCGTGAAGTTGATGAAAATGGAGTGGTTTATGGAGGACCGATGTATTACCTTAAAAGTGGATTGGCCAAAAGGAATTTTGGAGTTTTAGGGAAGTTTCTGGCAGTAATGTTTGCTTTTTTGTTAATCGGTGCATCTCTTGGCGGGGGTAATATGTTTCAGGCCAATCAGGCTTATGCGCAGTTACAAAATTCATTTCCCCTATTGGCGGGACATGGAGCAGAGGTAGGAGTAATTCTGGCAATTATGGTTGGAGTTGTTATTATCGGTGGAGTAAAAAGTATAGCAAGAGTTACTGAACGAATTGTGCCTTTAATGGCAGGAATTTATATGTTTGCCGCCCTGATAATTATTTTGATTAATTATGATCAGATTATACCGTCAGTTCAACTTATTTTTGGAATGGCATTTACTGCCCCCGCTATAAAAGGTGGTATAGTAGGTGTTTTGATTGTCGGATTTCAACGCGCTGCATTTTCAAACGAAGCAGGAATAGGATCTTCGGCTATCGCTCACTCAGCTGCAAAAACTACTGAGCCCGTTTCCGAAGGATTTGTAGCATTGATCGAACCTTTTATCGATACTGTACTAATATGTACAATTACTGCTTTTGTGATAATTATTACCGGTCGCTACGAAGGCTATGAACTGCAGGGAGCCGAGCTCACATCAAGTGCATTCGGTAGTGCAATTTCATGGTTTCCGTACGTTCTAACAATCGCAATATTTCTTTTTGCATTTTCAACAATGATTTCCTGGTCGTATTACGGACTAAAAGCATGGACATATATTTTTGGTAAATCAAAAATTAATACCATGATATTTAAAGTTATTTACCTGCTGATGGTAGTTGTAGGATCCTCATCATCGCTGGGAGTGGTACTTACCTTCTCCGATATGATGATCCTGAGTATGGCCGTACCAAATATTATAGGACTGCTAATACTGTCATCAGAGGTTAAAGAAGATCTGAAAAGCTATTTGGCAAGGGTGAGATCAGGAGAGATTAAAAAGTTTAAATAGTGTTTTTTTGGCTGCCTTAACGCCTGCCTGCGTGATGTCTACCTGTCAATGCTGTTAGCCAGGCAGCCAGGCAGGGCTGTCCATTATACTCCTCGCACAAAAAGTATTTCTCAATACAACTGCGGGGGCTTCTGTTAGTCGCCTCCTCGTTTGTTTGATCAATAACTTTTTGTGCTGCGGGGTGCCATTTCCATCCCTGGCAGAGTTCACCCCTCCATCTCCCCATCCCTCTATTTATCAATCTAAATTCATCATTAACTTCGTTGAATCTTCGATTTCGTTAATCATTATTCGATATTGTTTTCAAGGCAATTAAGAACCTGTCTGGGATCAACCCAAAAATCTGGGGATTAATATTACAAGGCAAAAGAAAAAAGGCACCTGCGTGACTCAGTCAGGCAGGTGCCTTTTTTCTTTCTACTTTTGCCTTACTTTAATAGTAAATTATCCTAGGTTTTACTCTCCCCCAGAAAATGACGTTAATCCCCCGTCTGCTGCCAGGCAGGCAAGGAACATCGATTAACGATTTTTGATCTTTCAATTTTATCAAAACTTAGGATATTTAGGTGCCATTTCCATCCCCTCTATCTCATATTTATACCCGTTAAATTCGGAGTAGAGCCGACTTTTTCATATTTTTATATTAGCAAACCCCATGAAAAATGCAATTCAACAGAGCCCAACAGATAGGTTTAATGACTCTTATTGTGATAATAGCCGTTTTACAGTTTAT
This DNA window, taken from Bacteroidota bacterium, encodes the following:
- the hcp gene encoding hydroxylamine reductase encodes the protein MENMFCYQCQEAAKGTGCTIKGVCGKDADVANLQDLLVYTTKGIAVYSSELRKNGTDLSVANDFIIESLFMTITNANFDKEAFVNKIKEGVKLRDELKAQLPSNFTGFLFSHDVVSWQAESETQMEEKATKIGVLSTENEDVRSLRELIIYGLKGLAAYVSHAGKLNYKNEELSAFLEKALLATIQDLSVDELVALTLETGKYGVDSMVLLDSANTESYGHPEVTEVNIGAGSRPGILISGHDLKDIEELLKQSEGKGVDIYTHSEMLPAHYYPAFKKYDHFYGNYGNAWWQQDKEFKSFNGPILMTTNCLVPPKDSYVDRVYTTGAVGFTGVTHIKDRVEGGEKDFSGIIEHALKCEAPVQIEEGSIVGGFAHNQVNELAPQILEAVNAGAVKNFVVMAGCDGRQKGRNYYTDFANELPQDSVVLTAGCAKFRYNKLDMGNIGGIPRVLDAGQCNDSYSLVVTALTLQKALGLDDLNDLPIAYNIAWYEQKAVIVLLALLHLGVKDIHLGPTLPAFLSPNVVNVLVENFGIAGIGEVKEDMSKFGIISDQPVLV
- a CDS encoding alanine/glycine:cation symporter family protein, yielding MSLSKKLLSVLIILLSFQVLVSAGEKKESNLSEKINNLFEPAVDVMVKVIFWDPLEAVGIYDPVIYNEEGEAQVSSYFTGLVTTDKGSNIVKGYRTEFNNLESGLSVVIDGKIYIIESVTDARTLKLERNAEHSLSEVPFASPQKRPFPIVVLWLMFGAVFFTIKMKFINFRGVKHTLELLRGKYDDPDKEVSKEELTRIQALSTALSGTVGLGNIASVAVAISIGGPGATFWMIVAGLLGMASKFTEVTLGVKYREVDENGVVYGGPMYYLKSGLAKRNFGVLGKFLAVMFAFLLIGASLGGGNMFQANQAYAQLQNSFPLLAGHGAEVGVILAIMVGVVIIGGVKSIARVTERIVPLMAGIYMFAALIIILINYDQIIPSVQLIFGMAFTAPAIKGGIVGVLIVGFQRAAFSNEAGIGSSAIAHSAAKTTEPVSEGFVALIEPFIDTVLICTITAFVIIITGRYEGYELQGAELTSSAFGSAISWFPYVLTIAIFLFAFSTMISWSYYGLKAWTYIFGKSKINTMIFKVIYLLMVVVGSSSSLGVVLTFSDMMILSMAVPNIIGLLILSSEVKEDLKSYLARVRSGEIKKFK